A genomic window from Gossypium hirsutum isolate 1008001.06 chromosome D12, Gossypium_hirsutum_v2.1, whole genome shotgun sequence includes:
- the LOC107946948 gene encoding uncharacterized protein, giving the protein MGDFPIQISTRLIDRLTEDDEKVKKRTKKTKTRVPREPRLPETKVDQPQISDGSEQQKGTSTGTGWAVPPPLFMPVNQPPYSVSAELDAIRSVVKESENVVEKLRKQEKNMVQEVTQKAKDLHDKEFKIPEPKPMPCSVESNAWMTCYKENTNDLTKCAPLAQNFAECARRVRQLAKPADK; this is encoded by the coding sequence ATGGGTGATTTTCCAATCCAAATTAGCACCAGGCTTATCGACCGACTAACTGAAGATGATGAGAAGGTgaagaaaagaacaaagaaaactaAAACCAGGGTGCCACGAGAGCCTCGACTGCCAGAAACTAAGGTAGATCAGCCGCAAATATCTGATGGTTCTGAACAACAGAAAGGGACTAGTACAGGCACCGGCTGGGCTGTTCCGCCTCCCTTGTTTATGCCTGTAAACCAACCTCCTTACTCTGTCAGTGCAGAATTGGATGCAATTCGATCTGTCGTTAAAGAGAGCGAGAACGTAGTAGAAAAGCTGCGGAAGCAGGAAAAGAACATGGTGCAGGAAGTAACACAAAAAGCCAAGGATCTTCATGATAAGGAGTTCAAGATACCAGAACCAAAGCCTATGCCTTGTTCGGTTGAGAGTAATGCTTGGATGACATGCTACAAGGAGAATACTAATGACCTTACTAAATGCGCTCCTCTGGCGCAAAATTTTGCAGAATGTGCTCGCAGAGTCAGGCAGCTTGCAAAACCAGCTGATAAGTAG
- the LOC107946947 gene encoding MYB-like transcription factor ODO1 yields the protein MGRQPCCDKLGVKKGPWTAEEDQKLINFILTNGQCCWRALPKLAGLRRCGKSCRLRWTNYLRPDLKRGLLSEAEEQLVIDLHARLGNRWSKIAARLPGRTDNEIKNHWNTHIKKKLVKMGIDPVTHEPLNKQSKTEQSPSHGHNSADNHITENDGTAANSSEDNSSTTPTENCSTTDDSILLDSICNDESLLTSLWLDEPPLADDSWNSTVPAAETCNDQTSLPSWEDSIAWLLDCQDFGIHDFGFDCLNDNELNTTNTYAKQ from the exons ATGGGTAGGCAGCCTTGTTGTGACAAACTGGGAGTGAAAAAGGGGCCCTGGACTGCTGAGGAAGACCAGAAACTCATCAACTTTATTCTTACCAATGGGCAGTGTTGCTGGCGTGCTCTCCCTAAGCTCGCCGGCCTCCGCCGCTGTGGCAAGAGCTGCCGCCTTCGCTGGACTAATTATCTTCGGCCTGACTTGAAGAGAGGCCTGCTTTCCGAGGCTGAAGAACAGTTGGTTATTGACCTTCATGCCCGTCTTGGCAATAG GTGGTCGAAGATTGCAGCCAGGTTGCCAGGCAGAACCGATAATGAGATCAAGAACCACTGGAACACCCACATCAAGAAAAAACTTGTTAAAATGGGAATCGACCCTGTTACTCACGAGCCTTTAAACAAACAATCTAAGACCGAACAAAGTCCTTCCCATGGTCACAATTCTGCAGATAATCATATCACAGAGAACGACGGCACCGCCGCCAACTCGTCAGAGGATAATTCCAGTACTACACCAACTGAGAATTGCTCCACCACCGATGACTCCATTTTGTTAGACAGCATTTGCAACGATGAATCTTTATTGACAAGCTTATGGCTGGATGAACCTCCCCTGGCTGATGATTCATGGAACAGCACCGTACCAGCAGCTGAAACTTGTAATGATCAGACAAGCTTGCCATCTTGGGAAGACAGCATCGCATGGTTGCTGGACTGTCAGGATTTTGGGATCCATGACTTTGGGTTCGATTGCCTAAACGACAATGAATTAAACACGACCAACACGTACGCAAAACAGTAG
- the LOC107946951 gene encoding flavonoid 3'-monooxygenase CYP75B137 has protein sequence MALLFTFVIASSILWLTWMYLKSKEGKPPPPPGPLGLPLVGNLPFLRPDLHSYFSELAHIYGPVVKLQLGSKLGILITSSSTAREVLKDQDMAFANCDVPVVAKVLTGGRDIVWNPYGPEWRMLRKVCVIKMLSNATLDKVYSLRRQEVRETLCYLYSKAGSPVNVGEQMFLTILNVVTNMLWGGSMEGEARASLGAEFRQVISEVTELLGLPNVSDFFPALAPLDLQGAVKRIRKPTEKLDAIIDKIINQRSEEKQSGQTVEEFKDFLQFLLKLKDEDDSKTPMTMTHIKALLLDMVVGGSDTSSNSIEFTMAEIINKPEVMRKAQQELDEVVGKDNFVEESHIHKLPYLLAVMKESLRLHPVLPLLVPHCPSEPNTVGGYAIPKGSRVFVNAWAIHRDPSIWENPLEFNPDRFLNSQWDFSGSDFRYFPFGSGRRICAGIAMAERMVLYSVASLLHSFDWQVPGGEKLDLSEKFGIVLKLQNPLVAIPTPRLSDPALYQP, from the exons ATGGCTCTCCTTTTCACATTTGTTATTGCCTCTTCAATTTTGTGGTTAACATGGATGTACCTTAAATCCAAGGAGGGGAAGCCGCCACCCCCACCAGGCCCTCTAGGCCTCCCCTTAGTGGGAAACCTTCCCTTCCTTCGTCCTGACCTTCACTCCTACTTCTCTGAACTAGCTCACATCTACGGTCCAGTCGTGAAACTCCAGCTTGGTAGCAAGCTTGGGATCCTGATAACCTCCTCATCCACGGCTCGAGAAGTTCTTAAAGACCAAGACATGGCGTTTGCTAACTGTGATGTGCCTGTGGTTGCCAAGGTTCTAACCGGCGGCCGTGATATAGTTTGGAACCCCTATGGCCCGGAATGGAGAATGTTAAGAAAAGTATGCGTTATCAAGATGCTTAGCAATGCTACTTTGGATAAAGTATATAGTCTTCGCCGTCAAGAAGTACGAGAAactttatgttatttatatagtAAGGCCGGTTCGCCTGTAAACGTGGGAGAGCAGATGTTTTTAACTATCTTGAATGTGGTGACCAATATGTTATGGGGCGGGTCCATGGAAGGGGAGGCCAGGGCGAGCCTTGGTGCAGAGTTCAGGCAAGTCATCTCAGAAGTAACAGAACTTTTGGGTCTACCTAATGTTTCGGATTTCTTCCCGGCGTTGGCCCCGCTTGATTTGCAAGGTGCAGTGAAACGTATCCGAAAGCCAACGGAGAAGTTGGACGCAATTATTGATAAGATAATCAATCAAAGGTCGGAGGAGAAGCAAAGTGGGCAGACAGTAGAGGAATTCAAGGACTTTCTACAATTCCTATTAAAGTTGAAAGATGAGGATGATTCCAAGACCCCAATGACCATGACTCATATCAAAGCCTTGCTCCTG GATATGGTGGTGGGAGGATCAGACACATCATCCAACTCAATTGAGTTTACAATGGCTGAAATCATCAACAAACCAGAAGTAATGAGAAAAGCACAGCAAGAACTTGATGAAGTAGTGGGCAAAGATAACTTCGTGGAAGAATCCCACATTCACAAATTGCCATATCTCCTTGCAGTTATGAAAGAGTCATTGCGTCTGCACCCGGTTTTACCACTCCTAGTCCCTCATTGTCCTAGTGAACCCAACACCGTAGGTGGCTACGCCATCCCTAAGGGTTCAAGGGTGTTCGTCAATGCTTGGGCAATTCACAGAGACCCTTCTATCTGGGAAAACCCATTGGAGTTCAACCCTGACAGGTTTTTGAACAGCCAATGGGATTTCAGTGGGAGTGATTTCAGATATTTTCCATTCGGGTCTGGCCGAAGAATCTGTGCTGGAATAGCTATGGCTGAGAGGATGGTGTTGTATTCGGTTGCCTCACTGTTGCATTCTTTTGACTGGCAAGTGCCAGGGGGTGAGAAGTTAGATCTTTCTGAAAAGTTTGGGATTGTTTTGAAGTTACAGAATCCACTTGTCGCAATTCCCACACCAAGGTTATCAGATCCAGCTCTTTACCAGCCATAG